aaaagaagataccAGAACTCAGTCCTTAAGAAACAAAATTctgccaggcgcagtagctcacacctgtaatcccagcactttggaggggccaaggcaggcggatcgcttgaggccaagagttcaagaacagcctgggcaacatgatgaaaccctgtctctaccaaaaatactaaaaattagccagtctcacaacctggtctcaaaataaataaatagatttaaaaaaaaaatcatgggccTGAACCAAGCTCCAGACCTCACTAGGAGGGGAGAAGGACCCCCCAGCCACACAGCCCAAGGCTGCAGAAGCACCTAGGTGGTTAGAGAGTGAGTGCCTGgatggggcgcagtggctcacacctgtaatcccagcactttgggaggccgaggcaggcggatcacgaggtcaagagatcaagaccatcctggccaacatggtgacaccgtgtctctactaaaaatacaaaaataagctgggcatggtggtgcgtgcctgtagtcccatctactcgggaggctgaagcaggagaatcacttgaacctgggaggcaaaggttgcagtgagctgagatcgcgccactgcactccagcctggcaacagagcgagacaagactccatctcaaaaaaaaaagtgagtgccCGATGATGCCAGATTCTTCATCACCTGAAGTGAACCCACACAACAGGGCTGGGCCATGGGCATCATAAACCCCATTTTGCAAGCTCAGGAGGAGCTTTAGGGAAATCAGAAGACTGGCCCAGTCTCTACCAAGTGGTGGATTTAGAGCCGGCATGGCTTCGTTCCAAATCTCACCCTTGTCCCACCATTCCATGGGACCTCCCATTCCTGAGGGAGCCTGGATACGGGCAAGTGCacaacccgggaggttgaggttacagtgagccatgatcgcaccactgcagtccagcccgaGCAATAGGGTGAGACCCtccctctgaaaaaaataaaaatactcattttggAAGGAAGTCATTCTAAAATGTTACACTTGTCTTCAGCATATCTGCAATATAATAATTTTCTGCATAACTGAGGATCATTCACAGAAACCAATGGCTTTTCTCCAGCAGTGTCTTCTGAAGTTGTAACAGTAGGGGCACGGGGAGCTATTTGCTTTTATGCTAAATGACCTTAGACCACTTATAAAATGCATATGAGTgctttaaatgttattttgtgtgtgtgtggtgttgcCTCCCTGACTACAAGGGGTCACTTGCTACTCTAAATGTGTTTCTAATCTACTAGTACAGGAACACACATGGACACGTTAAAATTGTGAATAAAAgtaagtaaaaagtaaaagtaagtaGGCCATGACTGAGGACTGGAGAATCTACCCAGTGAGTAAAGCACAGGAGTATTTTAGCAGCTGAGGGGTCCTTTCTGCTCCCTCAAACCCTGCACTGTTGCCCTATAGCTGACCTCCAAATAAGTGAAGTGTCACTGCACATTGTTCCCAAGATTATTCTTTGCCTCTTCCATTGGAAGAGTCCACTGAGGATAGCAATATAGACTGTTCCCAATAATAGGAGACAGTTGGAATATTTAAGAGAAGGAAAGCTGCACAATGTAGAAATGAAAAATCCTTGGCACTGGAAAGATGTGGGTGGGATTCCTGGTGTTCCCATTTTCCAGCTGCAAGATTGCTTTAGGGACGGGGCACCCACCTACCACTGTGGGCCTTGGGCTCAAGAAGATGAAAGGAGATAATGCAAGAAAGTACTTAGCACAGCATCTGGCAAAAACGGGGCAAGGAAAGGAAATCGGAACGTGTGTCTGGGAGCTTAAGGGTGTCAGGAAGGAGGACAAGAAGGAAAGGGGCAGGAGAAGGAACCTGAAGGGAAAGGGAACTGGGCAGAAAAAGAACGGTAAAAGAGATGTGCTATCTGGGCTTCCTACAAACAGGCAGACATCACCCATTGCGTACCTGCCTTGCATAGCCCAGAAGGCCTGGCAGCTGCACCAAAAAAACATTAACAGTGGGTAGGGGAGTTGGGGGGTAGCTGGcactcccccttccccacccacttAAGATTGGGAACCTCGTGTTTGAGATAGCTAGCTTTGTCTCACCCTTTTTTCCTGCTCTGATTATCGTTAGCTTGGTGGGCCTGGCAGGGAGAGAAGGTGGAAGAGTCTCCACAGTGGTTTGCCCCTACCTGAACTTAGTGGCAAAATGAAGCTGCCCAAATGAAGCAGCTGAATTTCCTTCCTCAGAGCCCGCATCTGCCTAGGGGCTGGGAAATGAGTACTTTCGTGGCTCTTAGCCCAGAAGAGGCAGGGTGGAGAAGGAAAAGGTGGCAGGGTGGCTGACCCTCAGTCCCCACACCTCTTTTGGCCTGCATCTCTTTGTCTTTCAGACCAGCTTTTAATCTTTCTGCCTCTTGCCCCTGTGCAGCCACTGAGCACGCTCTCTGGGCTAGACACTGGGCTAGGGGTCTGGAAATACAAAGACAAATGATGCGTAGTCCTGGCTGCTGGAGAAAGACCTTCACCTCCCCAGGTCCCTGCCTTCTGTCACCCTGAGCTCCCTTACCCACTGACACCCCCTGCAACCCTTGTCTGTTCTGCCCCTTGACTGTTCTGTCATAACTCAACCAAGCTCTGCAGTGTGTGTGCTCCCAGAGAGAAGCGACACAAAGAAAAGGGAGGGGGGGCAGAAAGGAGGGAATCCCGCTGACATCACTGCTCATTAGCATGTGTGACCTCATCAGGGGGTGGGACAATTTCCCCAGGTGTCTAGGGGggagggcatgtgtgtgtgtcggggggggGGGTGGTATTTAAAGGGAAAAGCTGACAGTGCTGCTGAGTGAGGGAGAGGGTGCTGCGAGCTGCTGGGctgcacacgcacacgcacacgcacacgcacactgATGCACACGGACCTGGACACAGACATGGACATGGACACAGAAACCACAGCACTCTGCCCCTCTGGCAGCCGCCGGGCCTCCCCTCCAGGGACGCCCACACCAGGTGAGGGCTAACCTGGGCAGGTTCCGGCTGAAACCATGGGGGTGGGAGCTGAAGCTTTGGTGGGGAGGTCAGAACTAGGGGTTGAGGGAGCTTGAGCTCAGTCAGCAAGAGGAGAAGAGCAATTGAGAAAGTGGAGAAGACCCCTGCTCACACAAGGGATTGGGGCTGGGCTAGGGTGGAGGGGAAGAGCTGCCTAAatgccccctcccccagcactCCCAGGGCTTTGCTTGAGAAACTGGTACATGGCCCCTAGCTCAGCCTCATTCCCGAGGCTGGAACaggcaagaaggaaggggagaggaaaggggCAGCCCACAAGCCTGGGAATCACAGGCAGGGGCTACCCCGGGGAACTATTGTAAGGGTTCTTCTGGCTGCTGGAGGCCCTGGCTGCTGGCCAAGTATTGATCCTGGGCTATTTCCAGCCTCCCTCTAGCCCCCTTTGTTGTGTCTGTTGTTCCTCCTCCAGTTACCCTGACCCACGCATTGTCACTCTCCCTttcgctcacacacacacacacacacacacactatctctctctctctacttctaCTGCTCTATGAACACAATATTCTCTCCCACTCACAGGGACAGACAGGGATGCAGGATTCTCACATCCAACCACGCAATGAGGGATGCTCACCTACAGGGCCACGGGAAGCAgcagcccctctctctctctcacacacacacacagagaacccACAGAGACCCAGCACGCACATCATCTCAAAAAGCAAAGGCCCTTTCCTAGGAAGAAGCTCACTACAAAGTTTTTTACTCTGCTATACCTACTCCCCAGACACTGGGCAGCAGTTTCAGCTTGTCATCCTCTCTGCTCCTCAGTTTGGGGATTACCAGTGCTGGAAACAGGAGGAGGAAGGGCCTCTTGATGGAAAAAGAGGCAGCTTCCCCAAACCTCCCCCAACTCCACCGTACAGGGCCAGAGGCCTAGTCTGGGGGTTTGCCTGTGTATCAGTGTAAAGTGTGAGTGGGTATGTGAGCCTGCATTCAGGTCCCTTCCCTGCATGGGGCACGTTTTGAATAGGTTGGGGTTGGGACCGCATTGGAGAAGCTATCATGTCAACTCCAGTTCAGGCTTCTGGAGACTTTAGTGTAAGAGGTCAGGCCAGACATTCTCAGTTCCTTCTGGGTAATGGTCATCAAGTGGGTGTAGCTGGGCCTCTGATACTGGAACAGCCTGGATTGAGCCTTCTGCATATGGTTGAGCATATCCCACTCATAGCTTCCTTTTCTTTGCCctcccattttattttagaagcagATGCCACGCTACTAAAGAAGTCAGAGAAACTGTTGGCAGAGTTGGACCGGAGCGGGTTACCCTCTGCCCCTGGGGCCCCCAGACGAAGAGGCAGTATGCCTGTCCCCTACAAGCACCAGCTCCGGCGGGCCCAGGCTGTAGATGAACTTGACTGGCCACCTCAGGCCTCATCCTCTGGCTCGTCTGACTCCTTGGGCTCAGGGGAGGCAGCCCCTGCTCAAAAGGATGGCATCTTCAAGGTCATGCTAGTGGGGGAGAGCGGCGTGGGCAAGAGCACCCTAGCAGGCACTTTTGGTGGTCTCCAGGGAGACAGTGCTCACGAACCGGAGAACCCAGGTATTTGGGGAAGCCCTCCAGGGGTTGAGGGGGCTCTGGGGCCCTGGTCAGGGAAGGAAGTGCTCGTGACCTGAGCAGCCCCTGAAGGACAGAGCTTAACAGAAGCTTTTCCAATGCTTTCTGTGGCAGCCTCCCTGAAGAGGGGCAGGGTTCCCTGGTGCTGAGATCTGAGGTGTCCCTGGTTACCAGGTCTCACAAATGTTGGGAAACCTCCTAATGGACTTTATACCCTCTCCCTATTTCCCAGCAGAGGATACCTATGAGAGACGCATCATGGTGGATAAGGAGGAAGTGACTCTAGTCGTTTATGACATCTGGGAACAGGTGAGAACTAAGATGTGGCTGCAGGCAGGTGATGAAGCTGGGAGAACTGGGGAAGGGCAAAGTCTGGCTGAAGGCTGGTGGGACTGCTGGTCCTGGTTTCCACATGTACTGGAACCTGACCTTTCATTCATATCACCTCAGAAAGCAAAGACCCACACTACAGCCTGTGGCTGTTAAGACCCACAGTCTTTCCAGGATCTTCTGACTCAGAGCAAACTTAGGATGGGAATTTGACAAACCCTGCAGCTCCAAGCTAGGCTGGACACCCTGAAATTGACTCCATCCATAAATTTTTCAGCCTGAAGGAATCTGATGTGACAAGACAAGAGCTCAGGGATCTGGAATATcagggaagggggaaaaaagtgaGGACTTCTGAATATTTGGACATAAAGGTTACTATGTAGAAATAAGAGGCCAAATTACAGACGTGtgaataatattcatttttgaaTCAAGAGCTTAAGAAATTAGGATGGCTACCCTAGTCTAGGATCCTCATATTACTAATTTCTTCCGCCTCCACAAACACTCTGGGTAGGGAGATTCTGCCATTAACTAGCTCTGCTGTCCTAAGCAGGTGGCTTCTTTCTGCCTCACAGCCCTGTTCCTCCTCTTTGAGGTGTAGGTGCTGGACAGGATCTCCTATGCCTCCAGCCCTAACGTTCCTCTGCCTGTCTGCAGGGGGATGCAGGAGGGTGGCTGCGGGACCACTGCCTTCAGACCGGGGACGCCTTTCTCATCGTCTTCTCAGTCACCGACCGACGGAGTTTCTCCAAAGTTCCAGAGACCCTACTTCGGCTCCGGGCTGGGAGGCCGCACCACGACCTACCCGTTATCCTCGTTGGAAACAAGAGCGACTTGGCCCGCTCCCGGGAGGTATCACTGGAGGGTGTGTATCCTGAACAGATTCCATACTTGCGATCTCAGGGGAATGCTCTCCCTTCCAAGTCACCTCTTCTCCCTAAGGCCTTTTTACCATCGCGGACGCACTCACTTGCAATCAGACCCAGGCTAGGGGGACACTCCCAATGCCCCACTCGAGGATCCTGAGAATCCCTTCTTGTCACTTCCCCTCACCTCTCTCCTaggcctccttctccctctccttcgcACCTCCACAGACCCACCATATGAGCTCAGCCATGTTCTCTCGGTTGCAAGATTCACTAGTACCAATCCCTTGCCACCGCACGCCCAGGCCCTCCCTAGACCCACCCTCGCCCCGGGTCCCGTACAGCCCAGCGGGCGCCTGAGCCGGTGCCTTCCTGCAGAGGGCCGCCACCTGGCCGGGACGCTGAGCTGCAAGCACATCGAGACGTCGGCCGCACTGCACCACAACACGAGGGAGCTCTTCGAGGGCGCGGTGCGCCAGATCCGGCTGCGGCGGGGCCGAAACCACGCCGGAGGCCAGAGGCCCGATCCGGGCAGCCCCGAGGGCCCTGCGCCACCTGCACGCCGCGAGAGCCTCACCAAGAAAGCCAAGAGGTTCCTCGCCAACCTGGTGCCGCGCAACGCCAAGTTCTTCAAGCAGCGCTCCAGGTCGTGTCACGACCTCTCGGTGCTCTGAGCCGCGGTCGCCATGGCCACTGCGGTCGCCATGGTCACCGCGCCCTCCGCTCGCCCCCcctcgccccgccccgcccccgtcCGGCTTCCTTGGTGGAGGCCGTCTAGGAAACCAAAAACTCCCAGGATGCCCCGGTGTGACCGCCGGGGGCGGCCCGGGGCCGCTCGGCGGCACCTCCACACCCGCCCCAACGCGTTCTCTGGAGCTTTGGGCCTCAGGGCGCCTAGAAGGCGAGGACGCAGACCTGAAGGCGGCCGGTGAGCGGGGCGGGTTCTGCTGGGTcgggaagaaaaataattctgcaaggtattttgttttttattaattcGCGCTTGGCCACCTCATCTGTAAAGAGATTCTAAAAGCAAGATCTGGAAAAGTGCTTCGTAGACTCCTTGACGGAGTTTGCCTCCTTTGTACGCTGCGTGAACATGCCTCACCTTTAAGAGAGTCTTAAAGGTAAAGACACGAAAACACTTCCTCCAGGGACCTTCCCGAAAACGTTCTGGCTCTCATCTGGTGCGGCATGTGTCCACTTTGCCTTTAAGGAGTTCTTAAAGGCAAGGGCCTGGAAGTGCTGTTCCTGAGATGGATTCTCTTGACTTACCAGTCCACCACGGCACTTCCCCTTTAAGGTTATTAAAGGTAAGGGGTGGACAGACTTTCTGCATTCAGATAATGAGCAGTGGCAACCCCTTTTGGCCAGGGCCAGGGGGGCACCAGCAAGGGGCCACCCTttcccttttcaataaataatttttgtactGCCTCTGTTCACTTTTGACTCTGTTCTTGGAGTCTTTGGGGAAGGAATGGGTGTTGATGGAAACTGCTGTTACCCACCAGAAAACTCAGGCCCAGAGGAGCAAGGAACCTAACTCTCTAAGGAGGCTCTGGAACTGACTTGGCCTGGGGTAGTCCATGTCATAGGGCCACAGGCCCTTACAGATAATCAGGTCCACTTCTTGCGTTTGCCgatgagaaaacaggcttggAGAGGAACAGGGACCTCCTAGAAGTCATTTGTAAATTAGTGACACAGTGGGACCAAATCTCTAGATTCTGAGCCTCATCTCCTTACCCCCACTCTATCCTGCAGGGAACAGGCTAGAGGCTACACTTAGCTCCCAGCGGTACTCAGCTTTGACTTGGGCTGGTTCAAAGTGGGGCCCATATCCACCAGGGAAGCCCATCAGCTGTGGCGTGATGGGGGTCTGTCTGTGCCTCCTCTGGCAGGGCTCCACAGCCCCAGCTGTCACCTGCAAAGCCCGTGTGAGTACTGAAACTGTCACTGCCTCCCCTGGGGACGCCCACGCCTGCTGCTGCCTGAGCCATGAGTTTGAACAAAGGGAGCAGAGGCAGCAGCTCCCCTCACCACCCCTAGACATACAATACAGCTACCTGAGCACCTGAGGGCCAGCCTCCATTCTACCCCACACAGCCTCCCAGAACTTGATGGAAAGAGGGTTGCAATGCTTCCTGAGTCCTTGTAGCTGGGGAGGAGCCAAGGGGACCATCCCAGCATGGGTACTTATAATAAGATGAATAATGGCCCTATCCTTAGGACTTTATACACTTTATCTGTTAATTCCTTAAAGACTATATAaggtccagcctgggaaacatagtgagagccagtttctacaaaaaaaaatataaaaattggccaggcatgtggctcacacctgtaatcccagcactttgggaggctgaggcaggaggatcatttcagttcagaagtttgaaaccagcctgggcaacatggcaaaaccctgtctttacaaaaaattagctgggtgtggtgtcattcagatagtcccagctacttgagaggctgagctgggaggaacCCTTGAGCcaggaagttaaggctgcagtgagctgtgattgtaccactgcactgcagcacgggcaacagagcaagaccctgtcaaaaaaaaaaaaaaaaaaaaaaaaaaaaaaagcagtgcacctgtagtcctagctactcaggaagtgggaggattacttgagcccaggagttcaaggctgaagtgagctgcaatcactgccttccagcctgggtgatagaacgagaacttgtctctttaaaaaaaaaaaaaaaagggccgggcgccatggctcacacctgtaatcccagcactttgggaggccaaggtgggtggatcacaaggtcaggagttcgagaccaagctggccaatatggtgaaaccccatctctactaaaaagtgcaaaaattagctgggcgtggtggcaggcgcctgtaatcccagctactagggaggctgaggcaggaaaatagcttgaacccagaaggcagaggttgcagtgagctgagaacgtgccactgcactccagcctgggcgacagagtgagactccatctcaaaaaacaaacaagcaaaaaaaaaaaacctatataaGGTGTTACTACCTGTTTAACAGTAGAAGAAACAGAGtgtaagtaacttgcctgaggttacCCGGTAAGcagtagagttgggatttcatGTCTgcttgatactttttttttttttttgagatggagtcttgctcttgtcacgcaggctggagtgcaatggtgcgatctccactcactgcaacctccaccccccgggttcaagtgattcttctgcctcagcctcccgagtagctgggattacaggcacccaccaccacgcccagctaattttttgtatttttagtagagatggagtttcaccatgttgaccagactggtcttgaactgctgacttcaggtgatccacccacctcagccttccaaagtgctgggattataggcgtgagccaccgcgcccagctctgCTTGATACTTAATGATGATTTTATCCAGCTTTGCATCTGAGGCTCCCTTTCCAATAAGgatgggaggaagagaaagaggggacAGCAGTCAAGATGCGGGGACACAATGGGCagggccatgtgcagtggctgtGGTGAAAGGTCCAGAGAAATTACATGGCTGTAGTGGAGTAAGCAAGTTCTAAATTCTGAAGACCATGAACAGAGGCAgctcaaattttaaaacacaggaaAACACACTGGGCCCATTAAGGGACCAGATGGCTGTACAGTTGGGTTGAAACCTCAGGGACATGAAGAGGAGGGGTAAGAGATGAGCATGGAAAAGAAGGTTTGGAGTCCCACTGTAAAGGACCTTAAATGCCAGGAAAAAGAGTTTGTGCCCAACTCTGTAGGCAGGGAGAGTCACTGCAGGTATCTGAATGTGGAAGTCATGATTAGGATGGTCTTTTGGGaagaggaggctgggagaggtgtGTATGGATTGGAGCTGCAGAGGCAAGTACTGAGGAGCTGAGTTTAGGGACCAGTTAATAGTGATACATACAGAGGATAATGAAAGGCCATCCTGAGGGGGGTGGCAgtgggaaaggaaggaggcaTGGGTTTGAGCATCAGAATCAATGGGACTTGGCAACTTAGTGGATGAgtataaagagaggaaaaagTTGTAGGTGGTGAGAGGATGGTGCAGAACTTGGAGTAAAGGGGCAGAGGAGGTAGTGAGAGTAAGGAGCTCCATTTTGGAGACACTGAATTTGAGATGCTAGAAGAACATCTATATAGAGTTTCAGCAGCTCTCTAGAGTTGAATCTGAATCTGAAATTCAGAACAAGTTGGGACAAGAGAAACAGATTTGAGAATAATTACCATAAAGATAGTAGTAGAAGAGCAAGGAGAAAAGGTGACCTGTGCAGTCACATAGGGCCCTAAGCTTAGTTTAATGTTCTGCTGTTATGTTCTTAAAATTCTTCGAACAAGGAgccctgtattttcattttgcaaggGGATCCACAATTATACTAAGGGAGAAGGTGCAGTACAGGCTGGGATCCTTACCCCAGACTACTGATGGAGTCTGCGTCTTGTGAAATGGTACATACAATCTGATGTATTTGTGTAGTCATACCTGTGTCTGAGAATAGGGTTCATGAATTTCATCAGATTCACAAAAGGGTTtgttacaggccaggcacaggatggctcatgcctgtaatcccagcactttgagaggccgaggcgggtagatcacctgaggtcaggagttcgagaccagcctggccaacatgacgaaaccccatctctactaaaaatacaaaaattagctgggcatggtggcacatgcctgtaatcccagctacttgggaggctgaggcaggagaattgtttgaacccaggaggtggaggttgcagtgagccgagatcgtgccactgtactccagcctgggcaacagagtgagattctgtcaaaaaaaaaaaaaaaaaaaaaaaagatggtactGGCTGCTTCTGGAAAGGGGAACTGGGTGAGTAGAAGACCAGGATGGGAAGCTGACTTTTCATTGTatgccctttttcttttcttttcttttcttttttgagacggagtttcactcttgttgcccaggctggagtgcaatggcacgatctcactgtaacctccgcctcctgggttcaagcgattctcctgcctcagcctcccgagtagctgggattacaggcatgtgccaccacacccggccacttttgtatttttggtagagatggggtttctccatgttggtcaggctggtctcaaactcccaacctcaggtgatccgcctgcctcagcctcccaaagtgctgagattacaggcctgagccaccgcgtccagcctgtATGCCCTTTTTCTacctttggaaatttttttttttttttttgagacagagtcttgctctgttgcccaggctggagtgcagtgtggcacaatctcagctcactgcaaactccacctcctgggttcaagcgattctcctgcctcagtctcccgagtagctgggattacaggtgcccaccaccacgcccagctaatttttgtatttttagtagagacgggggtttcaccatcttggccaggctagtcttgaactcctgacctcatgatccacccacctcagcctcccaaagtgctgggattacaggcgtgagccaccgcgcctggcctacctTTGGAACTTTTAACTGTGTCATTTAGTACCACTTCAAAAATGAAAcgaaataggccgggcacagtggttcacgcctgtaatcccagcactttgggaggccaaggccggtggatcatgaggtcaggagttcaagaccagcctggccaagatagcgaaaccccatctctactaaaaactacaaaaattaatcaggcgcaggggtgggcacctgtaatcccagctattcgggaggctgaatcgcttgaacctgggtggcagaggttgcagtgagctgagatcatgccactgcactccagcctggcgacagagagagactccgtctcaaaaaaaaaaaaagaaagaaacaaaataatttaaaacaaagccTTAGGGGtccagagaaagaagagggaacaAGGAGATCCTGGGGATATATAGATGGAGAAGGTGGAGAAGCAGCTGCCAAAGAGGTAGTGGGAGAACTAGGATTGAGCCTGTTGTGACTGCTGCCAGAGGAGGGGTTTCTAGGAGAGTATCACCAATGGTCAGATGTGGCCAGAGAGGAGGATGAGGAACAAGAAAGGCCCAGTGCCTTTTACGTGGCAGAAGCTTAAAACATGTCTTTCGTGTATGGAAGACCATGATGGCAAGACCTCCCCCACGAGGGGAGCCACACACCATGagcctccctcccccaactcaGCCAGTCCCATCAGCCCGACCCATCTGTGTGTTCCCTCCAGACGCCTACAGGGAATAGCTCAGAACAGACGGAAGCTGAAGCCAGGCTCCCGCCAGACTTGGGAGAGGTGAGGCCTTCTCTGAGAGCCAggccattctctctttctctctcaaggcAAAGTAGAGCCATTGATCTTGGCTGGGGTGAGAGGTCAGCAGAGGGCACTGGGACCTGAGCTGCCATGCCAGGTAAGGTCCTTTCTGTCCTCATGCATCTCTTAACCACTGCAATTTTGTCTTGGAGTCCGTGTTCCCTTaccagcccctgcccagcccctgctACTCCCACTCCCCTTTGCCCACAAGACCGCCTCATTGGCCCAGAGCATAGACTTTGTGTGCTCTCCCCTGAGGGTCAGAGGAACGGGGGAGTCCTGCATCTGGAAATTTTTCCACTCTGGGCCTCTGCCTACAGATGAGCTTTTAGGCCGTGCTGCATCTGAGCCCTCTAGAGAGACTGGAACAGGGGCTCTTCTCTTCTGAAAGACTGCCGGGGTCATACGTGGAAGTCCTCTGGGTTAAACCCTCACTCCCAGgaagttcacacacacacatctttttaTTAATCTAATATAGTTTCAATCCACATCAATCTAAGTAAATTTTCCTGGACATTTTAATCTTTCATCCACAAATGCTAGAAGACATTTTGTTTCTCTCAAGTACTAAACATCTGCAATATGCCAATCAGTGTGCCGGGCCCAATggggaaaacaaatacaaataagacACAATTTCTGCCCGTCAAATAGCTTGCAATTAAGCTGGGGAGATGGATGAGGTGATACAGCACAAAACAGGCAAAATAGCAGCAAACAATACCACATTCTATCTAACTGGGGGCTACCTCATGTGCTCCAGGAATTCTGAATGGAAGAAACAGTAAATTTGGAAGACATATTTTAGAAACTGGGCCTTAAAGGATATGTAGGCTATAGATAgttgagagaaagaaggaaaagcattCCTTGTGGTCAAACTACATGAGCAAATGCACAGA
This genomic stretch from Homo sapiens chromosome 14, GRCh38.p14 Primary Assembly harbors:
- the REM2 gene encoding GTP-binding protein REM 2 isoform X2, giving the protein MSTPVQASGDFSVRGQARHSQFLLGNGHQVGVAGPLILEQPGLSLLHMVEHIPLIASFSLPSHFILEADATLLKKSEKLLAELDRSGLPSAPGAPRRRGSMPVPYKHQLRRAQAVDELDWPPQASSSGSSDSLGSGEAAPAQKDGIFKVMLVGESGVGKSTLAGTFGGLQGDSAHEPENPEDTYERRIMVDKEEVTLVVYDIWEQGDAGGWLRDHCLQTGDAFLIVFSVTDRRSFSKVPETLLRLRAGRPHHDLPVILVGNKSDLARSREVSLEEGRHLAGTLSCKHIETSAALHHNTRELFEGAVRQIRLRRGRNHAGGQRPDPGSPEGPAPPARRESLTKKAKRFLANLVPRNAKFFKQRSRSCHDLSVL